The following coding sequences are from one Panicum hallii strain FIL2 chromosome 5, PHallii_v3.1, whole genome shotgun sequence window:
- the LOC112893118 gene encoding uncharacterized protein LOC112893118 — MGPGMQEAAEEGEFVGARLDAGLRAARFTSPPSADEFGNEVEPKNVPAVFRGVAKGWAASTRWDPLHGGLDYLLEKVGRDVDVEAMMSNTGHVFYGDLRSHERVSVPFSTFIHSCKSYLSRINGASDTFIDQGILEEPTCLREMCSSNSENSEQVYLAQVSIMNAENKERCSLEVLKEDIQEPIFLRGKSFSSINFWMNGSHLRSSTHYDPHHNLLCVLAGCKKVTLWPPSASPFLYPMPVYGEASNHSSVSIEEPDYSSYTRARYMQEYSERVVLNCGDVLFIPEGWYHQVDSDDLTIAINFWWKSRIMTQMFEHMDAYYLRRILSRLVDKEMNIMVQRSPFCRLGDCTNIQPMDKALTGFHLFNLQKDSPLQTLEPSTLQALYELVSLVHDSAEVVSQNDRTEPASESTSSNQGDKTKIAAPDDLSLLDKDPVAKTILSVEPLELRSMMLAMVRTFPRTLETLVLNMLGPVGAEILTRKFDEIDQLTTKEEQAEFYKTFYSVFEDQYAAMDVLLNGKELFSFQVFQNVLDRYLRVHVDRPS, encoded by the exons ATGGGCCCAGGGATGCAAGAGGCTGCGGAAGAGGGCGAGTTCGTGGGCGCGCGGCTGGACGccggcctccgcgccgcccgcttcACGTCGCCGCCGTCCGCGGACGAGTTCGGGAACGAAGTTGAGCCGAAGAACGTCCCCGCG GTGTTCCGCGGCGTGGCCAAGGGGTGGGCAGCCTCCACCCGGTGGGATCCTCTTCATGGTGGCCTCGACTACCTTCTG GAAAAAGTGGGACGCGATGTCGATGTGGAAGCTATGATGTCGAACACTGGGCATGTGTTCTATGGAGATCTCAGAAGCCATGAGAGG GTGTCTGTTCCATTCTCCACGTTCATTCACTCGTGCAAGTCTTACCTGAGTCGGATAAATGGGGCTAGTGATACATTCATAGATCAGGGAATCCTTGAGGAGCCTACTTGCTTGAGGGAGATGTGTTCGAGCAATTCGGAGAACTCAGAACAAGTATATCTTGCACAG GTATCTATTATGAATGCTGAGAACAAAGAGAGATGCTCGTTAGAAGTTTTGAAAGAGGACATTCAGGAG CCTATATTCCTGAGAGGAAAATCATTTTCATCAATAAACTTTTGGATGAATGGGTCGCACTTGAGATCGAGTACTCATTATGATCCCCACCATAACCTTCTTTGTGTGTTGGCTGGTTGCAAAAAGG TAACTTTGTGGCCTCCGTCTGCATCCCCATTTTTATACCCTATGCCTGTGTATGGTGAGGCCTCCAACCACAG TTCTGTGAGCATTGAGGAGCCAGATTATTCAAGCTATACAAGGGCAAGATACATGCAAGAATATTCTGAAAGAGTTGTCCTAAACTGCGGCGATGTTCTTTTCATACCAGAAGGATG GTATCACCAAGTCGACAGTGATGATTTAACCATAGCAATTAACTTTTGGTGGAAGTCAAGAATAATGACTCAAATGTTTGAACATATGGATGCCTACTATCTACGCCGAATCCTGAGCAG ATTGGTGGATAAGGAGATG AACATAATGGTGCAAAGGAGTCCTTTTTGTCGTTTGGGAGACTGCACAAATATTCAGCCTATGGACAAAGCATTGACAG GTTTCCATCTATTCAATTTGCAAAAGGATTCACCATTGCAAACTCTGGAACCCTCCACTCTCCAAGCACTTTATGAACTCGTCTCACTGGTCCACGACAGTGCTGAAGTGGTTAGCCAAAATGACAGAACAGAACCCGCATCTGAGAGTACATCTTCCAACCAAGGAGACAAAACTAAGATTGCTGCTCCAGATGATTTGTCCCTCTTGGACAAAGATCCTGTTGCAAAAACCATTTTGTCAGTTGAACCACTTGAGTTACGGAGTATGATGCTTGCAATGGTG CGTACCTTCCCAAGGACATTAGAAACTTTAGTCCTCAACATGCTCGGGCCAGTAGGAGCAGAGATACTGACTAGAAAGTTTGATGAGATCGATCAACTAACCACAAAAGAAGAACA GGCTGAATTCTACAAGACATTCTATAGCGTGTTTGAGGATCAGTATGCTGCAATGGATGTGCTTCTCAATGGAAAGGAATTGTTTTCTTTTCAG GTATTCCAGAATGTCCTAGACAGGTATCTCAGGGTGCATGTAGACCGACCTAGCTAA
- the LOC112893117 gene encoding dymeclin has product MGAAPSTPRLGAEGAPPSPGAAEQMFAALVGDKAYPISSEFWKQLLELPLPQQWPRDRVLQACHAFAQNNYQTKHLAKILIHLVWCLQECTLTTSVSSVVYGRAINAAYISSIFLKFIIENAKADNWQELCLDIDKNEKGMEKFPAENTVEYFLMRGVLNYIGSVDVSLESCYLHHELLNLMLVLMSTQLCSGPSPEPKDVHPFIDAAMLQDSSIVVSVVRKLLLNFVTRPKFPQNGSHPVFSDDGRPGVLQRVGSAAANFVLLPYYTFNYLVSSTPEGATSQLADNSLLVLLVMIHYRKCISTNDSIPSNNTYTGSDTNDKEAQVFHENPYCKALNNAKDIQYDHADVEGNAQDGPVVRLSFASLFDALGRCLNNESSVLLLYSLVHGNCDFQEYVLVRTDLDTLLMPILEMLYNASRKTSNQIYMLLIILLILSQDSTFNASVHKLVLPAVPWYHERLMHQTSLGSLMVVILIRTIKYNLSKLRDVYLHTNCLAILANMAPHVHRLSAYASQRLVSLFDMLSRKYAKLAELKNDQSHKVISDQMEADNIADDMSTELHVYTDFLRIVLEIINAILTYALPRNPEVVYAVLHRQEVFEPFKNHPRFNELLENIYTVLDFFNSRMDMQQLDGEWSVDKVLEVINKNCRSWRGEGMKMFTQLRFTYEQESHPEEFFIPYAWRLVLSRGFSFNPGAINLFPVEIHLDDAPPSEQKV; this is encoded by the exons ATGGGCGCGGCGCCGTCGACGCCGAGGCTGGGCGCGGagggcgcgccgccgtcgcccggcgcggcggagcagatgtTCGCGGCGCTGGTCGGGGACAAGGCCTACCCGATCTCCTCCGAGTTCTGGAAGCAGCTGCTCGAGCTGCCCCTCCCCCAGCAGTGGCCGCGCGACCGCGTGCTGCAGGCGTGCCACGCCTTTG CCCAGAACAACTACCAAACCAAGCATCTTGCAAAGATTTTGATCCATTTGGTTTGGTGCTTGCAAGAGTGCACCTTAACAACTTCTGTATCTTCTGTCGTATATGGAAGGGCTATCAATGCTGCATATATCTCATCCATATTTCTCAAATTCATCATTGAAAATGCAAAAGCTGATAATTGGCAAGAGCTATGCCTTGACATTGACAAGAATGAGAAGGGGATGGAAAAGTTTCCTGCAG AAAACACTGTGGAGTATTTTCTGATGAGAGGTGTGCTGAACTACATTGGTAGTGTAGATGTAAG CCTGGAATCATGCTACCTACATCATGAACTTTTGAACTTGATGCTAGTTCTTATGTCAACTCAGTTATGTTCTGGACCATCCCCAGAACCAAAAGATGTGCATCCTTTCATTgatgcagctatgcttcag GACAGCTCCATAGTAGTCTCAGTGGTGCGAAAGTTGTTGCTCAATTTTGTAACACGGCCAAAGTTTCCTCAAAATGGTTCACACCCTGTTTTTTCTGATGATGGTAGGCCTGGTGTTCTGCAGCGAGTTGGGTCAGCAGCTG CAAATTTTGTCTTACTGCCATATTATACGTTCAACTACCTTGTAAGCTCAACTCCTGAGGGTGCAACAAGTCAATTGGCAGATAACAGTTTACTTGTTCTGCTTGTTATGATCCACTACCGGAAGTGCATTTCAACTAATGATTCCATTCCAAGCAACAATACATACACGGGTTCAGATACCAATGACAAGGAAGCTCAGGTTTTTCATGAGAATCCTTATTGCAAAGCATTAAACAATGCTAAGGACATTCAAT ATGATCATGCTGATGTTGAAGGAAATGCTCAAGATGGACCTGTTGTCAGGTTGTCTTTTGCATCATTGTTTGATGCTCTTGGAAG ATGCTTAAACAATGAGAGCTCGGTTCTGTTGCTCTATTCTTTGGTCCATGGGAACTGTGACTTTCAGGAATATGTCCTTGTTCGGACAGACTTGGATACTTTG CTCATGCCTATCTTGGAAATGCTCTACAATGCATCAAGGAAGACTTCGAATCAGATTTACATGCTGTTGATTATTCTCCTAATCCTCAGTCAAGATTCAACCTTCAATGCTAGTGTGCACAAATTG GTGCTTCCTGCTGTTCCTTGGTACCATGAGCGCCTTATGCATCAAACATCTTTGGGATCTTTGATGGTTGTAATACTAATCCGGACCATCAAGTACAACCTCTCCAAGCTAAGA GATGTCTACCTTCACACAAACTGTCTTGCGATATTAGCAAATATGGCTCCTCATGTGCATAGGCTGAGTGCCTATGCATCACAAAGGCTGGTTAGCCTATTTGACATGCTTTCTCGCAA GTATGCCAAACTAGCCGAGTTAAAAAATGACCAGTCCCACAAAGTTATATCGGATCAGATGGAAGCAGACAACATCGCAGATGATATG TCTACGGAGCTTCACGTATATACAGATTTCTTAAGAATTGTTCTGGAAATCATTAATGCAATCCTCACGTATGCATTGCCCCGAAATCCTGAG GTTGTGTATGCTGTATTGCATCGTCAGGAGGTTTTTGAGCCATTTAAGAACCATCCACGTTTCAATGAACTTCTTGAGAACATATACACT GTATTGGATTTCTTCAATAGCCGAATGGACATGCAACAATTAGATGGGGAATGGTCTGTGGATAAGGTGCTTGAAGTCATCAACAAAAACTGCCGATCATGGCGTGGAGAAGGGATGAAG ATGTTTACCCAGTTAAGGTTTACATATGAGCAAGAAAGCCACCCTGAGGAATTCTTTATCCCATATGCATGGCGCCTTGTACTGTCACGGGG ATTCTCTTTCAATCCTGGCGCCATAAATCTGTTCCCTGTGGAGATTCACCTTGAT GATGCACCACCCAGTGAACAAAAGGTTTAG